The proteins below come from a single Spirochaetota bacterium genomic window:
- a CDS encoding FecR domain-containing protein translates to MRLSKSDVVIFVIGMAILSVLGYLLYADIMYRSGMGSTKLIGQITSKRNTAERKYSSQVVWDEITKGSSLYNYDTVRTADHSEATIKLVDGTVINLSENSMILLAISEKEVDIKFIQGTISAKQSGKKADGKQKVNIQSGESTVSLSNGDVSLSQDRDNQLQMTVNRGKATLRSGKEEKVINENQNILAGKDTIRLYDLNIKLISPEHNRYIPSDGGKTTVPCSWERIKGDYSTYLEIAANPALADPFIKVKSNGAAAAARLDIGVYYWRVTAINNATKKIETSEIRKFTVVNDRPVTLISPPNRSIIKFRDAKPMINFIWSRNESVQRYKLMISSKPEMTPAAVNTTVEGNKISLNNLGESTYFWKVVNISETDQTSGNASSPVYTFTVAKTKSIEPPEPVYPPSGRSVHPKSIVQKGLNFTWVKDPAIVDTNIVIAEDSDLSRVIFKRSSKNTSYRLTEKMNQGTYYWALRGVMRDGTTTDLSRRSRFKVGDTGSIKLIEPVDRAIIANPKDERTSDVNFSWSKTDLDGKFSVQLSKSRDFSAVVKEMSTSDLSTVIPKIDEGQYFWRVKLVDEKNEAILTSPVNSFEVVSLLDTPVVVGPGAGSTVNMLTKDTLDFSWRPVKGANLYRVGLYQFRGGIHYSIATFETRNNAFKFAALNKLDEGKFMWTIQALEMDAAANRMKRKSEEARAVFEITLGIKKDLKLDSNKIINTE, encoded by the coding sequence ATGAGATTATCGAAAAGTGATGTCGTTATCTTCGTCATAGGGATGGCCATCCTCTCGGTCCTCGGCTATCTCCTATATGCGGATATAATGTACCGTTCCGGCATGGGCAGCACCAAGCTTATCGGCCAGATAACATCAAAGCGCAATACGGCAGAACGAAAATATTCATCCCAGGTGGTATGGGATGAAATAACCAAGGGATCGAGCCTGTACAATTACGATACCGTTCGCACTGCCGATCACTCCGAAGCCACGATCAAGCTCGTTGACGGCACGGTCATCAATCTCAGCGAGAACAGCATGATTCTCCTGGCCATTTCGGAAAAGGAAGTGGATATCAAGTTCATCCAGGGCACCATAAGCGCCAAGCAGAGCGGAAAGAAAGCCGACGGCAAGCAAAAGGTCAATATTCAATCAGGCGAATCGACGGTATCGCTGTCAAACGGCGACGTGAGCCTGTCCCAGGATCGTGACAACCAGCTCCAGATGACGGTCAATCGAGGCAAGGCGACGCTCAGGAGCGGAAAGGAAGAAAAAGTTATCAACGAAAACCAGAACATACTGGCCGGCAAGGATACCATCCGTCTCTACGATCTCAATATAAAGCTCATAAGCCCCGAACATAACCGGTATATCCCCTCCGATGGCGGGAAAACAACTGTCCCCTGCTCCTGGGAGCGTATCAAGGGAGATTACAGCACCTATCTCGAAATCGCGGCGAATCCCGCCCTTGCGGACCCATTCATAAAGGTAAAGTCCAATGGCGCCGCTGCCGCCGCCAGGCTCGATATAGGCGTTTACTACTGGCGCGTGACAGCCATTAACAACGCCACAAAAAAGATTGAAACCAGTGAAATAAGAAAATTCACCGTTGTCAATGACAGGCCCGTCACGCTGATTTCCCCGCCAAACAGGTCGATCATAAAATTCCGGGATGCGAAACCGATGATAAATTTCATATGGTCGCGCAACGAATCGGTCCAACGGTACAAGCTGATGATTTCATCAAAGCCTGAAATGACGCCCGCCGCGGTCAATACGACGGTCGAGGGTAACAAGATATCATTGAACAACCTCGGGGAGAGCACCTACTTCTGGAAGGTCGTCAACATATCTGAAACGGATCAGACGAGCGGCAATGCCTCGTCGCCTGTCTATACCTTCACGGTGGCAAAAACAAAATCGATAGAGCCACCGGAACCGGTTTACCCGCCCTCTGGAAGATCGGTCCACCCGAAATCGATTGTCCAGAAAGGGCTTAACTTCACGTGGGTGAAGGACCCGGCGATCGTCGACACGAATATCGTGATCGCCGAAGACAGTGATTTGTCCAGGGTTATATTTAAAAGAAGCAGCAAGAATACATCATATCGTCTAACCGAAAAAATGAACCAGGGCACCTATTACTGGGCGCTCAGGGGAGTGATGAGAGACGGTACCACGACCGATCTATCCAGACGCTCAAGGTTCAAGGTCGGGGATACGGGCTCCATTAAGCTGATTGAACCGGTTGACAGGGCCATCATCGCCAATCCGAAAGATGAAAGGACCTCGGACGTGAATTTCTCCTGGTCTAAAACCGATCTGGATGGAAAATTTTCGGTGCAACTCTCAAAAAGCAGGGACTTCTCAGCTGTCGTAAAGGAAATGTCGACATCAGACTTGTCCACGGTCATTCCGAAAATAGATGAAGGCCAATATTTCTGGCGTGTAAAACTTGTCGATGAAAAGAACGAGGCAATTCTCACAAGCCCTGTCAATTCCTTCGAGGTGGTGAGCCTGCTCGATACGCCCGTCGTCGTAGGTCCCGGTGCCGGAAGCACGGTCAACATGCTGACTAAAGACACCCTTGATTTTTCATGGAGACCGGTAAAGGGGGCAAATCTCTATCGTGTAGGTCTTTACCAGTTCAGGGGCGGCATTCATTACTCAATAGCCACGTTTGAAACAAGGAATAACGCGTTCAAGTTCGCCGCATTGAACAAGCTTGACGAAGGAAAGTTCATGTGGACCATACAGGCCCTTGAAATGGACGCGGCTGCCAACCGGATGAAGCGCAAGAGTGAAGAAGCGAGGGCAGTTTTTGAAATAACGTTGGGAATAAAAAAAGACTTGAAACTTGATTCAAATAAAATAATAAATACGGAATAA
- a CDS encoding radical SAM protein, producing MKKRVLLLNPPYPLEESPAPPFGLMSLGAYLLENGSDVIIEDYIVNPYSRDRAREIVKQYKPDVIGATGVTMNINTALQILRDYSEESPDSIIVMGGPHATFDADSLLADNGHVDVIVRGEGELTTTELMRNLGDTNAYKGIKGLSYRDNSSIVHNETRDFIPDINILPYPARHLIQLSKYKALGLPINMVTSRGCPFECIFCVGSKMVGRRVRYYDTQRVVDEFQMLAAMGFRQINIVDDLFTSHKKRCIEICEEIIRRGIKHEWTAFARVDTVSRELLDIMKAAGCNMLCFGIESGVQEILDRVKKKTTLEKIEKALALCKDAGIVPMASYIMGLPGETPETVKQTMDFAKSTCNSYGFHILAPFPGTEVREKAEEYGMRILTSDWDKYDANQSVCESIYLPHQEVDRIVNEFNGGINRLIVGILKKHERGEEISASDLDMVNGIMSLDFSYKLINGKMVETYSANSANGSGRNGLIDYVIEHSEFERDTVIRELNRLFTIGCLIDRSTPEATHISWA from the coding sequence ATGAAAAAAAGGGTATTGCTGCTCAATCCTCCCTATCCGCTGGAAGAATCTCCGGCGCCGCCCTTCGGACTCATGTCCCTGGGAGCATACCTTCTTGAAAATGGTAGCGATGTAATAATCGAGGATTATATCGTCAATCCCTATTCACGGGACCGTGCCCGTGAAATAGTAAAGCAGTATAAACCCGATGTCATAGGCGCCACCGGCGTGACCATGAATATAAATACCGCCCTGCAGATTCTCAGGGATTACAGCGAAGAATCGCCGGATTCAATCATCGTGATGGGCGGTCCCCATGCCACATTCGACGCGGATAGCCTCCTGGCCGATAATGGCCACGTGGATGTCATTGTACGGGGAGAGGGGGAACTCACCACCACTGAGCTCATGCGAAACCTCGGCGATACCAATGCCTATAAGGGCATCAAGGGACTTTCCTACCGCGATAACAGCTCAATTGTGCACAACGAGACGCGGGATTTTATTCCTGATATCAACATTCTTCCGTACCCCGCGCGTCACCTCATCCAGCTCAGCAAGTACAAGGCGCTGGGCCTTCCTATCAACATGGTGACGTCCCGCGGATGTCCCTTTGAATGCATCTTCTGCGTCGGCTCGAAAATGGTGGGCCGCCGGGTGCGATATTACGACACACAGAGGGTCGTCGATGAGTTCCAGATGCTCGCCGCCATGGGCTTCCGCCAGATCAACATCGTGGACGACCTGTTCACATCCCATAAAAAACGCTGCATCGAGATCTGCGAGGAGATCATAAGGCGGGGGATCAAGCATGAATGGACCGCCTTTGCCAGGGTCGACACTGTCAGCCGGGAGCTACTCGATATCATGAAGGCAGCCGGATGCAACATGCTCTGCTTCGGCATCGAGAGCGGTGTCCAGGAAATACTGGACCGCGTGAAGAAAAAAACGACCCTTGAAAAGATCGAGAAGGCCCTTGCCCTGTGCAAGGATGCGGGAATCGTTCCCATGGCCTCGTACATCATGGGACTTCCCGGCGAGACCCCCGAGACGGTGAAGCAGACCATGGATTTCGCCAAGAGCACCTGCAACAGTTACGGGTTCCACATCCTGGCGCCATTCCCCGGCACGGAGGTGCGCGAAAAGGCCGAAGAATACGGCATGAGGATACTCACCAGCGACTGGGACAAGTACGACGCGAACCAGTCCGTGTGCGAATCGATATATCTTCCCCACCAGGAGGTTGATCGCATCGTCAACGAATTCAACGGCGGTATCAACCGCCTTATCGTCGGCATCCTGAAAAAGCACGAGCGGGGCGAGGAAATTTCAGCAAGCGATCTCGACATGGTCAACGGCATCATGTCCCTCGATTTCAGCTACAAGCTTATCAATGGTAAAATGGTGGAGACCTACTCTGCAAACAGCGCCAACGGATCCGGGCGGAATGGTTTGATCGATTATGTTATCGAGCATTCCGAATTTGAGAGGGATACGGTTATCCGTGAGCTGAACCGCCTGTTCACTATCGGCTGCCTCATAGACCGTTCCACACCGGAGGCAACACATATTTCCTGGGCGTGA